The following proteins are encoded in a genomic region of Desulfosporosinus youngiae DSM 17734:
- the dapF gene encoding diaminopimelate epimerase, which produces MKVDYVKYHALGNDYIVIDPNRTRLNLTKENIELICHRNFGIGSDGILYGPILDSGSMKLRILNPDGSEAEKSGNGIRIFSRYLFDQGYINTNRFTLDTLGGKVLVTILDGKGELIRVDMGAVTFLSESIPVAGLSREVVDEVLELDKGSFRITCLSIGNPHCVFPMDMISEGLAKELGPVIETHPMFPNRINIQFLKILDRKNIRIEIWERGAGYTLASGSSSCAAASAAFKLGLVDHQVKVHMPGGVIDIDINPDGHVHMTGSVSSVTSGTFSDEMWQRLG; this is translated from the coding sequence GTGAAAGTAGATTATGTAAAATACCATGCGTTGGGTAACGACTATATAGTTATCGATCCCAATAGAACCAGGCTTAATTTAACTAAGGAGAATATTGAACTGATTTGTCATCGGAATTTTGGAATAGGATCAGACGGGATTTTATATGGACCAATCCTTGATAGCGGTAGCATGAAGCTAAGGATTCTAAATCCTGACGGTAGTGAAGCCGAGAAAAGTGGAAACGGAATCCGTATCTTTTCAAGGTATCTTTTTGATCAGGGCTATATCAACACGAACAGGTTCACTTTGGACACCTTGGGTGGGAAGGTACTTGTTACTATACTAGATGGAAAAGGTGAATTAATAAGAGTAGACATGGGGGCCGTAACCTTTTTGAGTGAATCCATCCCAGTGGCAGGACTTTCCCGCGAGGTTGTGGATGAAGTCTTAGAATTGGATAAAGGTTCGTTTAGGATTACGTGTCTATCGATAGGTAATCCACATTGCGTGTTTCCCATGGATATGATTTCAGAGGGGCTAGCCAAAGAATTAGGACCTGTTATTGAAACCCATCCGATGTTCCCCAATCGGATAAATATTCAATTTCTAAAGATCCTTGACAGAAAGAATATTAGAATTGAGATTTGGGAACGGGGAGCTGGTTATACTTTGGCATCTGGCAGTAGTAGCTGTGCGGCAGCAAGCGCTGCATTTAAGTTAGGTTTAGTTGATCACCAGGTGAAGGTGCACATGCCTGGTGGAGTCATTGACATAGACATTAATCCTGACGGACATGTTCACATGACCGGTTCGGTTTCTAGTGTCACAAGTGGTACATTTTCAGACGAAATGTGGCAGCGTTTGGGGTAA
- a CDS encoding EcsC family protein produces the protein MNKLKLPTSSSDLQNALEHVLDYVISTDHLTIEAYVEKLLEQNKGISCDELAKKILHRKSIKNGFIGAATGLGGLITLPVTIPADLICSWRIQASMAFSISYVYGHTKDTTDLKTDLYLILAGDSAKEALKKIGIEASKAITKKAVEKYITKDIMLKIWSVVGRKVITKAGEKSLTSFMKMVPLVGAPVGFSFDWAATQAVGKFAIKYYKG, from the coding sequence ATGAACAAACTAAAGCTGCCGACAAGTAGTAGTGATTTACAAAATGCACTAGAACACGTATTGGATTATGTAATATCAACAGACCATCTAACTATTGAGGCTTATGTAGAAAAACTACTTGAACAAAACAAAGGTATTAGTTGTGATGAATTAGCAAAAAAAATATTGCATAGAAAATCTATAAAGAATGGATTTATAGGTGCAGCTACGGGTCTTGGCGGATTAATTACTTTGCCCGTTACTATTCCGGCTGATTTAATTTGTTCATGGAGAATTCAGGCATCGATGGCTTTTTCTATTTCGTATGTATATGGGCATACAAAGGATACTACTGATTTAAAAACGGATTTATATTTGATTCTTGCTGGAGATTCTGCTAAGGAAGCCTTGAAAAAAATCGGTATTGAGGCCTCAAAGGCTATAACTAAAAAGGCAGTGGAAAAATATATAACTAAAGATATTATGCTGAAAATATGGAGTGTGGTAGGAAGAAAAGTTATTACTAAAGCAGGTGAAAAGTCTTTGACTAGTTTTATGAAAATGGTACCTTTAGTTGGTGCACCGGTTGGTTTTTCATTTGATTGGGCTGCAACACAAGCTGTAGGAAAATTTGCAATAAAATATTATAAGGGATAA
- a CDS encoding IS91 family transposase yields MVEVQDIFLNYGTDYRNNHKLTLVQHKAMSAIQKCRSSQLGGHMDVCDSCGHTRISYNSCRNRHCPKCQTLAKERWIENQKSNLLDVGYFHVVFTIPDTLNLMAYQNQKAVYTLLFKTVAETLAELASYKKYLGAKIGFTSVLHTWGQNLMHHPHIHCIVPGGGLSSIGKWVNSRKKFFIPVKVLSRKFRGKFLYYLKQLYCQNKLEFHGSQSYLSNDHEFEKLLSPLYSKEWIVYCKPPFKNASCVVEYLGRYTHRVAISNKRIVSMENGNIAFKWRDYKDSSKHKLMTVSADEFIRRFLIHILPSRFMKIRHYGLLGNRNRTTKLKICKQLTNTPVLIKEEASNLQLIQKLTGLDLSKCPHCGSDKLKRFMDFGKSPPAAIKITNS; encoded by the coding sequence ATGGTTGAAGTTCAAGATATCTTCCTAAACTACGGCACTGACTATCGAAACAACCATAAGCTCACTCTGGTGCAGCATAAAGCGATGTCTGCCATTCAAAAATGTCGATCGTCACAGTTAGGCGGTCATATGGACGTTTGTGATAGTTGTGGGCATACTCGAATTTCTTACAATTCTTGTCGTAATAGACACTGCCCTAAATGTCAAACTCTTGCGAAAGAACGTTGGATTGAAAACCAGAAGAGCAATTTGCTTGACGTTGGGTACTTCCATGTAGTCTTCACTATTCCAGATACTCTAAATTTGATGGCCTATCAAAATCAGAAAGCAGTTTATACACTGTTGTTTAAGACGGTTGCCGAAACTCTTGCAGAATTAGCCTCTTACAAGAAATATCTCGGTGCAAAGATTGGTTTCACCTCTGTCCTCCATACGTGGGGGCAAAATCTTATGCACCACCCGCATATTCACTGCATTGTACCAGGTGGTGGATTATCCTCAATTGGTAAATGGGTTAATAGCAGAAAGAAATTTTTCATCCCTGTTAAGGTTCTGTCTCGAAAATTCAGAGGCAAATTCCTGTATTACCTTAAACAACTATACTGCCAAAATAAGCTTGAATTCCACGGTAGTCAATCGTATCTTTCCAACGATCATGAATTTGAAAAGTTACTCTCCCCTCTCTATAGCAAAGAGTGGATTGTTTACTGTAAACCTCCTTTTAAAAATGCTTCTTGTGTTGTCGAATATTTGGGTCGATATACTCACAGAGTGGCTATATCCAACAAGCGTATCGTCAGTATGGAAAACGGTAACATTGCCTTCAAATGGCGGGATTACAAAGATAGCAGCAAGCATAAGCTAATGACTGTTTCTGCTGATGAGTTCATCCGCAGATTTCTTATTCATATTTTGCCAAGCCGTTTTATGAAGATTAGACATTATGGCTTGCTTGGCAATCGTAACAGGACTACCAAACTGAAAATTTGCAAACAGCTTACTAATACGCCAGTTCTAATTAAAGAAGAGGCTTCCAATCTTCAGCTTATCCAAAAACTCACAGGACTGGATTTGTCCAAATGTCCCCACTGTGGATCGGACAAACTAAAGCGATTTATGGACTTTGGTAAATCTCCTCCTGCCGCCATAAAAATTACAAACTCTTAA
- a CDS encoding tyrosine-type recombinase/integrase has product MTKEEVLEKLKFDVELRGLSKNTQDEYYTKAKIFQEYFDRPATELGEQDIRKFLHYLTTEKGLASGSVNSYNSGLRFLYGVTLDINLNIKQIPRHRKQRKFPDILTQQEIQTLFKACDNLRDKCILMTIYGAGLRLSEVASLKVSDIHSQKMQLFIRNAKGSKDRYALLSQANLEILRDYWKAYRPKEWLFYSRNKTGTHMTSKAVQNVFHKYINKSKITKNVTVHSLRHSFATHLLESGISIFHIKQLLGHSDISTTCFYLHLLKIESLNVTSPLDLLVELEKPNG; this is encoded by the coding sequence ATGACCAAAGAAGAAGTTCTGGAAAAGCTGAAATTCGATGTAGAACTCAGGGGGTTAAGCAAGAATACCCAAGATGAGTATTATACCAAAGCTAAAATCTTTCAGGAGTACTTTGATAGACCTGCTACTGAGTTAGGTGAGCAGGACATTAGAAAGTTCCTCCACTATCTCACTACAGAAAAAGGTCTCGCTTCTGGATCGGTAAATTCCTATAATAGCGGTCTCCGCTTTTTGTATGGCGTAACGTTGGATATTAATTTAAACATCAAGCAAATCCCTCGTCACCGTAAACAACGCAAATTCCCTGATATCCTTACTCAACAGGAAATTCAAACCCTTTTCAAGGCTTGTGATAATTTGAGAGATAAATGTATTCTAATGACCATCTATGGTGCAGGACTTCGCCTTAGTGAAGTGGCTTCCCTTAAAGTCTCAGATATTCATAGTCAAAAAATGCAGCTTTTCATTCGTAATGCTAAAGGCAGCAAAGATAGATATGCTCTACTTTCACAAGCTAATCTTGAAATTCTTAGAGATTACTGGAAGGCATATCGCCCGAAAGAATGGCTTTTTTACAGCAGGAACAAGACTGGCACACACATGACTTCCAAAGCTGTACAAAATGTTTTTCATAAATATATCAACAAATCAAAAATCACCAAAAACGTGACTGTCCATAGCCTGCGGCACAGTTTTGCCACCCACTTACTTGAATCAGGCATAAGTATCTTCCACATTAAGCAGCTACTTGGGCACTCAGATATCAGCACTACATGCTTCTATTTGCATTTACTTAAGATTGAATCTCTAAATGTAACAAGCCCTCTTGATCTGCTCGTTGAATTGGAAAAGCCTAATGGTTGA